A genomic segment from Polyangium mundeleinium encodes:
- the ku gene encoding non-homologous end joining protein Ku — translation MAARSTGTGTISFGLVSIPVKMYTATSSHGVGFHMLHKKCGTRVKQQLFCPYDREVVERSDTMRGFEYAREQYIEVTDQDLDAVRAERTDRIDIVEFVPAETVDLLYIDKTNYLGPDKGGARAYKLLADAMERTKTFAVGRYGVRGKDQLVLLRPYKGGLLMHQVYYADEVRPFEEIAPPAKVDFRPQEEDLADRLISELSTDAFHPENYHDEYQERLTELIEKKAAGQEISLPPAEPQAQIIDLFEALKQSLSAKQKAPAAAAPQEAEEAAAEEAPAEERARPSVKKAAPRRAPRERVRKAG, via the coding sequence ATGGCTGCGCGATCCACGGGTACGGGGACCATCTCGTTTGGCCTGGTTTCCATTCCGGTCAAGATGTACACGGCCACGTCTTCCCACGGCGTCGGTTTTCACATGCTTCACAAGAAATGTGGGACGCGGGTCAAGCAACAATTGTTCTGTCCGTACGACCGCGAGGTGGTCGAGCGATCGGACACGATGCGGGGGTTCGAGTACGCGCGGGAGCAATACATCGAGGTGACCGATCAGGACCTCGACGCGGTGCGCGCCGAGCGGACGGACCGGATCGATATCGTGGAGTTCGTCCCGGCCGAGACCGTCGACCTGCTGTATATCGACAAGACGAATTACCTGGGCCCGGACAAGGGCGGCGCGCGGGCGTACAAGCTGCTCGCGGACGCGATGGAGCGGACGAAGACGTTTGCGGTCGGCCGGTATGGCGTCCGCGGCAAGGATCAGCTCGTCCTTTTGCGACCGTACAAGGGCGGGCTCCTCATGCACCAGGTGTATTACGCGGACGAGGTGCGGCCGTTCGAGGAGATCGCGCCGCCGGCCAAGGTGGATTTCCGGCCGCAAGAAGAGGACCTCGCGGACCGGCTCATCAGCGAGCTGTCGACCGACGCGTTCCACCCGGAGAACTACCACGACGAATACCAAGAGCGGCTGACGGAGCTCATCGAGAAGAAGGCGGCGGGGCAGGAGATCTCGCTGCCGCCGGCCGAGCCGCAGGCGCAGATCATCGATCTGTTCGAGGCGTTGAAGCAGAGCCTGTCCGCAAAACAAAAGGCCCCGGCCGCGGCCGCGCCGCAGGAAGCGGAGGAGGCCGCGGCCGAGGAGGCGCCTGCGGAGGAGCGCGCGCGTCCGTCGGTGAAGAAGGCCGCGCCGAGGCGCGCGCCGCGCGAGCGCGTGAGGAAAGCAGGATAA
- a CDS encoding ABC transporter ATP-binding protein: MGDPDKPAKNASLSRLLGLARPETARLAGGTVFLVIGTLMGLLVPQAFRVILDRAVGQVGGFWTIDRAALALILVAAVQAAATALRFVLFTSAGERVVTRLRRDLFEHLLAQEIAFFDERKTGELTSRLAADTTLVQNAVSVNISMGLRFAAQVLGGVGFLVYTSPILTAVMLGVVPPVALGAVAYGRRVRKLSREAQDALARSNEVAEETIAGIRTVRAFAAEKTEAGRYTNAVWDAFAVVWRRIVTSSVFMSVSSFAAFAALALVLWYGGRLVSQGAMTPGGLTSFLIYTLMVAFSLGGISELWADLMRASGAAERVFELLDRPPTIPLTEGARPGSVEGRIELSRVSFAYPSRKDLPVLRDLDLVIAPGEVVALVGPSGSGKSTIAALLLRLYDPTGGRIALDGKDLRELSPEWLRRNVGVVSQEPMLFSCSVADNIRYGRTTATEAEVEAAARAANAHEFVSKFPEGYATLVGERGVKLSGGQKQRVAIARAVLKDPRILVLDEATSALDAESEHLVKEALDRLMKGRTTLIIAHRLSTVMGANRVVVIEDGKIIQSGDHATLMQQGGLYRKLVERQLEGGREGARGEVVKGPSVNALAIVPTVEGAQVL, translated from the coding sequence ATGGGAGATCCGGACAAACCCGCCAAGAATGCGTCCCTCAGCCGCTTGCTCGGGCTCGCTCGTCCGGAGACCGCTCGGCTTGCGGGCGGGACCGTGTTCCTCGTCATCGGCACGCTGATGGGGCTGCTCGTCCCGCAGGCATTCCGGGTGATCCTGGATCGCGCGGTGGGCCAGGTGGGCGGCTTCTGGACGATCGATCGCGCGGCGCTCGCGCTCATCCTGGTGGCGGCCGTGCAGGCGGCCGCGACGGCGCTGCGTTTCGTGCTGTTCACGAGCGCAGGCGAGCGGGTGGTGACGCGCCTGCGGCGGGATCTCTTCGAGCACCTGCTCGCGCAGGAGATCGCGTTCTTCGACGAGCGGAAGACGGGCGAGCTGACGAGTCGGCTCGCGGCGGACACCACGCTCGTGCAAAACGCGGTGAGCGTGAACATCTCGATGGGGCTGCGTTTCGCGGCGCAGGTGCTCGGCGGCGTCGGCTTCCTCGTCTACACGTCACCCATTCTCACGGCCGTGATGCTCGGGGTGGTACCGCCGGTGGCGCTCGGCGCCGTGGCGTATGGGCGCCGGGTGCGCAAGCTGTCGCGCGAGGCGCAGGACGCGCTCGCCCGGTCGAACGAGGTCGCCGAGGAGACGATCGCGGGCATCCGGACGGTGCGGGCGTTCGCCGCGGAGAAGACGGAGGCGGGGCGATACACGAACGCGGTATGGGACGCCTTCGCCGTGGTATGGCGGCGCATCGTGACGAGCTCGGTGTTCATGAGCGTCTCGTCGTTCGCGGCGTTTGCGGCGCTCGCGCTGGTGCTCTGGTACGGCGGGCGGCTCGTTTCGCAGGGAGCGATGACGCCCGGCGGATTGACGTCATTTTTGATTTACACGCTCATGGTGGCGTTTTCGCTCGGCGGGATCAGCGAGCTGTGGGCCGACTTGATGCGGGCGTCGGGCGCGGCCGAGCGGGTCTTCGAATTGCTCGATCGCCCCCCGACGATTCCGCTCACGGAGGGCGCGCGGCCCGGTTCGGTGGAGGGTCGTATCGAGCTCTCGCGCGTGAGCTTCGCGTATCCCTCGCGGAAAGACCTGCCCGTGCTGCGGGACCTCGATCTCGTGATCGCGCCGGGCGAGGTGGTGGCGCTCGTGGGGCCGTCGGGATCGGGGAAATCGACGATCGCGGCGCTGCTCCTGCGTCTGTACGATCCGACAGGCGGGCGGATCGCCCTCGACGGAAAGGATTTGCGGGAGCTTTCGCCGGAATGGCTGCGACGTAACGTCGGGGTGGTGTCGCAAGAGCCGATGCTGTTTTCGTGCAGCGTTGCGGACAACATTCGGTATGGCCGGACAACCGCGACGGAGGCCGAGGTGGAGGCGGCGGCGCGGGCGGCGAACGCGCACGAGTTCGTGTCGAAGTTCCCGGAGGGATATGCGACGCTCGTGGGGGAGCGGGGCGTGAAGTTGTCCGGCGGGCAGAAGCAGCGGGTGGCGATCGCGCGCGCGGTGCTGAAGGATCCGCGGATCCTGGTGCTCGACGAGGCGACGAGCGCGCTCGATGCGGAGAGCGAGCACCTCGTGAAAGAAGCACTCGACCGATTGATGAAGGGGCGAACGACGCTGATCATCGCGCACCGATTGTCGACGGTGATGGGGGCGAATCGGGTGGTGGTGATCGAGGACGGAAAGATCATCCAGAGCGGGGACCACGCGACGCTGATGCAGCAAGGCGGGCTTTATCGGAAGCTCGTGGAGCGGCAGCTCGAAGGTGGGCGAGAGGGGGCGAGGGGGGAGGTTGTGAAGGGGCCGTCGGTCAACGCATTGGCGATCGTCCCGACGGTCGAGGGGGCGCAGGTTCTTTGA
- a CDS encoding DUF4339 domain-containing protein, with amino-acid sequence MPGWELHDGDKKLGPMSEEAVRWAIMRGLPSSTRVRPEGQEAWIALDDHPAFADELVARSSREGRAPRRGRWLAYTRMELVRVAVALASVVVAVVAYGHVAENKDGIVREIEDRWRESTAQIPSAEPARPAASVEEPGAVEQAIEAANAAQLSTSERMKLASAVLADARMDGRAAVCKARALLETLPPAEKRKPEVARALAQLSSKELPLLRAEQAEFEKTRGVLCGDGTKPRDCPCHGAHEACCVLHKGVARCEPLPTRIRCP; translated from the coding sequence ATGCCCGGATGGGAACTCCACGACGGCGACAAGAAACTCGGCCCGATGAGCGAGGAGGCCGTGCGCTGGGCCATCATGCGGGGTTTGCCCTCGTCGACGCGGGTGCGGCCCGAGGGGCAGGAGGCGTGGATCGCGCTCGATGATCACCCGGCGTTCGCGGACGAGCTCGTCGCGCGGAGCTCGCGAGAGGGGCGGGCGCCGAGGCGCGGGCGGTGGCTCGCGTATACACGGATGGAGCTCGTACGCGTGGCTGTGGCGCTCGCCTCGGTCGTCGTGGCGGTGGTGGCGTATGGCCACGTCGCCGAAAACAAAGATGGGATCGTGCGCGAGATCGAGGATCGATGGCGCGAGAGCACTGCGCAGATCCCATCCGCGGAGCCGGCGCGCCCCGCGGCGTCCGTGGAGGAGCCGGGCGCGGTCGAGCAGGCGATCGAGGCGGCGAACGCCGCGCAGCTCTCCACGAGCGAGCGGATGAAATTGGCGAGCGCGGTGCTCGCGGATGCGCGGATGGATGGGCGCGCGGCGGTTTGCAAGGCGCGGGCGCTGCTCGAGACGTTGCCTCCGGCGGAGAAACGAAAGCCCGAGGTGGCGCGGGCGCTCGCGCAGCTCTCGTCGAAGGAGCTGCCGCTTTTGCGGGCCGAGCAGGCCGAATTCGAGAAGACACGCGGGGTCCTCTGCGGCGACGGTACGAAGCCGAGGGATTGTCCCTGCCACGGGGCTCACGAGGCCTGTTGCGTGCTCCACAAAGGCGTGGCGCGGTGCGAGCCATTGCCGACGCGCATTCGCTGTCCCTGA